A genome region from Thermococcus onnurineus NA1 includes the following:
- a CDS encoding UbiA prenyltransferase family protein, which yields MLKAAFKNTRILDGRAFIGIGLLGLAMSFSSNPDVYDAFILVVSLILYVAYAFAINNCFDADTDSLNPAKWDKNPVASGELSFRAGVISSTLIILVGIFLASTLGRGEFWIYVTMVALATVYSAPPRLKARPIIDVLSHGIFFGVLPFLYGAYFDGILTRGEITIAVAVLLYSFALELRNHLEDYESDLRAGLKTTPIVLGREASETLVVVFSALSLVLLLASFNFALGALGVAVYGFKDNYRLMDAGVVALLITHLLGTVV from the coding sequence GTGCTCAAGGCAGCCTTCAAAAACACCAGAATCCTCGATGGAAGAGCGTTCATTGGCATTGGCCTCCTTGGCCTGGCGATGAGTTTTTCCAGTAATCCCGATGTTTATGATGCGTTCATACTGGTTGTCTCGCTTATCCTGTATGTTGCATATGCCTTCGCGATAAACAACTGTTTCGATGCCGATACCGATTCCCTCAACCCGGCCAAGTGGGATAAGAACCCGGTAGCCAGCGGTGAGCTGAGCTTCCGTGCTGGAGTCATATCCTCCACATTGATTATCCTCGTGGGAATTTTCCTCGCCAGCACCCTTGGCAGAGGCGAGTTCTGGATATACGTTACAATGGTTGCCCTTGCAACGGTTTACTCAGCCCCACCGAGGCTCAAGGCCCGTCCGATAATCGACGTGCTCTCCCACGGAATATTCTTCGGGGTGCTGCCCTTCCTCTACGGGGCTTACTTCGATGGTATCCTCACGCGGGGGGAGATAACCATAGCCGTCGCGGTGCTCCTTTACTCCTTTGCCTTGGAGCTGAGAAACCACCTTGAGGACTACGAGAGCGACCTCAGGGCAGGCTTGAAAACCACGCCAATAGTCCTCGGCAGGGAAGCCTCAGAGACCCTCGTGGTGGTCTTCTCGGCCCTTTCACTGGTGCTCCTGCTCGCTTCCTTCAACTTCGCCCTCGGGGCACTGGGAGTGGCCGTTTACGGGTTCAAGGACAACTACAGGCTCATGGATGCTGGAGTGGTCGCTTTGCTCATCACACACCTGCTCGGGACGGTGGTGTGA
- a CDS encoding cation:proton antiporter: MEIIGYVFVIIAFARLLAEGFERLGYPGFLGEITAGMILSAILLEMPRDQMLLMAELGLFFLMISAGLEVTPEELHYAGRITLPLYVLTYIAMFVVTLPFTNWMISSDNIIVAAILSIASAPIVLRLKRFFGEDFLHVALSYAVISEVMSLFIVYIMVRIHENPGNYTPIVTSILKDAVFIGGIMYINYIIGIKQKVYIIRFLRRLKSDEAVFGLFMVFSTSLAFISEEIGMHFSIGGFLAGLMMHSDLVGTKQYDRLTTIVSGVTYGIFAPIFFAWRGLNFETELSLLVLEFFAVVYVARLILSAAVVRHKDVPTSIVRGAGIASFGVLGLLVGEIGYVSGVLSEHMYAMASLASVLGIFTSATLGRVVNHYLAKPQETVD, encoded by the coding sequence ATGGAAATCATAGGGTACGTCTTTGTAATCATAGCCTTTGCGAGGCTTCTAGCTGAAGGCTTCGAGAGACTGGGCTATCCTGGCTTCCTCGGTGAAATAACCGCGGGTATGATACTCAGCGCCATTCTGCTGGAGATGCCGAGAGATCAGATGCTTCTGATGGCCGAGCTTGGTCTCTTTTTCCTGATGATTTCGGCTGGCCTTGAAGTGACGCCGGAGGAGCTCCACTACGCCGGCAGAATAACCCTTCCCCTCTATGTGCTCACTTATATTGCAATGTTTGTGGTGACCCTGCCCTTCACGAACTGGATGATAAGTTCGGACAACATCATTGTAGCGGCGATACTGTCAATAGCGTCCGCTCCAATAGTGCTCCGTCTCAAGCGCTTCTTTGGTGAGGATTTCCTTCACGTTGCCCTCTCATACGCGGTCATAAGTGAAGTCATGAGTCTCTTCATAGTCTATATAATGGTTAGAATACATGAAAACCCCGGGAACTATACTCCCATTGTGACCAGTATCCTCAAGGATGCGGTCTTTATTGGAGGCATTATGTACATCAACTACATCATAGGCATAAAGCAGAAAGTGTACATCATAAGGTTCCTGAGGAGGCTTAAGAGTGACGAGGCCGTATTTGGACTGTTCATGGTGTTTTCAACATCACTAGCGTTCATTAGCGAAGAGATTGGTATGCACTTCAGCATAGGTGGGTTCTTGGCAGGCCTCATGATGCACAGCGACCTCGTTGGAACCAAACAATACGACAGGCTTACCACCATAGTCAGCGGCGTCACTTACGGTATCTTTGCCCCAATATTCTTTGCCTGGCGTGGTCTGAACTTTGAGACAGAGCTTTCCCTCCTTGTACTGGAGTTTTTCGCTGTGGTCTACGTCGCCAGGCTTATCCTATCGGCAGCCGTAGTTAGACACAAGGATGTTCCAACGTCCATTGTCAGGGGCGCTGGAATAGCGAGCTTCGGGGTCCTTGGCCTTCTTGTAGGTGAAATCGGTTACGTCTCGGGCGTTTTAAGCGAACACATGTATGCCATGGCCTCTCTAGCAAGCGTCCTTGGAATATTCACCTCTGCCACTCTGGGCAGAGTGGTGAATCACTACCTAGCAAAACCACAGGAAACAGTCGATTGA
- a CDS encoding membrane protein, translating into MENEKVLEELDKRIKRLEAEIELVENRLRYLDEIGAPSKYRAFRRKDYSIYYLLLMGVWMLVGFLALMSIRNRLPGEINIPLLPYLFVALTAIVFPLIYLLWSKREEPKTPMDELEERERLARLVLSLFYRPLRKAIEEGDREALRSLADELLTNPILAEAVERMNEGDPKLMAYALYLYTSYQKGMEGELKEVLSSLHNKPLKALLSALAEA; encoded by the coding sequence ATGGAAAATGAGAAAGTTCTGGAGGAACTTGATAAGCGTATAAAGCGCCTCGAGGCTGAGATAGAACTCGTGGAGAACAGACTTCGCTACCTTGATGAGATAGGCGCACCGTCCAAGTACAGGGCGTTCCGGAGAAAAGACTACTCAATCTACTATCTCCTGCTCATGGGCGTCTGGATGCTTGTGGGATTCCTCGCCCTCATGAGCATCAGGAACCGCCTCCCCGGAGAGATCAATATCCCGCTCCTGCCGTATCTCTTTGTTGCTTTAACGGCCATAGTTTTCCCGCTCATATACCTGCTGTGGAGCAAGCGGGAGGAGCCAAAGACACCAATGGATGAGCTAGAGGAGAGGGAGAGGCTCGCCAGACTTGTTTTGTCCCTCTTCTACCGTCCGCTTAGGAAGGCCATTGAGGAAGGGGACAGGGAAGCCTTGAGGAGCCTCGCCGATGAGCTTCTAACCAATCCTATCCTGGCGGAAGCCGTCGAGAGGATGAACGAGGGCGACCCGAAGCTCATGGCCTACGCGCTGTACCTCTACACCTCCTATCAGAAGGGTATGGAGGGAGAACTTAAGGAAGTTCTCTCGTCCCTCCACAACAAGCCCCTGAAGGCGCTCCTCTCGGCCCTTGCCGAGGCCTAA
- a CDS encoding glycosyltransferase family 4 protein, translated as MKIALVSDWYYPKVGGVASHMHHLAIHLGERGHEVAIVTNDLETGKEEELESLGIELVKVPGRVSPILGINMSYSLASSEGLGEFLEDYDVVHSHHAFTPLALKAVKAGRTLGKATLLTTHSISFSYESRLWEALGLTIPLFSRYLRYPHEIIAVSKAAEAFINHFTDVPVRVIPNGVDDEIFKPLSNKERDRLKSELGIEGKVVLYVSRMSYRKGPQVLINAFSKIEDATLILVGSGEMLPFLKAQAKFLKMEDRVRFLGYVESSLLPKLFGMADVFVLPSITAEAFGIVILEAMASGIPVVATDVGGIPEIIKESRSGLLVPPGNELSLRDAIQKLLNDEELAKWFGSNGRKAVEERYSWKKVAAEIEKAYEDALLMG; from the coding sequence ATGAAGATCGCCCTCGTCAGTGACTGGTACTACCCCAAGGTCGGCGGCGTCGCCAGCCACATGCACCACCTTGCAATTCACCTCGGAGAGCGCGGTCATGAAGTGGCCATTGTTACCAACGATCTCGAGACCGGGAAGGAGGAGGAACTCGAAAGCCTTGGCATCGAACTCGTTAAGGTTCCGGGGAGGGTAAGCCCTATACTTGGGATCAACATGAGCTACTCCCTCGCATCGAGTGAAGGGCTGGGTGAATTTTTGGAGGATTACGATGTCGTGCACTCCCACCACGCCTTTACACCCCTTGCGCTCAAGGCTGTTAAAGCCGGTAGAACCCTCGGGAAGGCGACCCTGCTGACAACCCACAGCATATCTTTCTCCTACGAATCGCGGCTCTGGGAAGCTCTCGGACTGACTATCCCTCTCTTTAGCAGATATCTCCGCTATCCCCACGAAATAATAGCTGTCAGCAAGGCTGCAGAGGCGTTCATCAACCACTTCACGGATGTTCCTGTGAGGGTCATCCCGAACGGGGTAGACGATGAGATCTTCAAACCCTTGAGTAATAAGGAAAGAGACCGCCTCAAGTCAGAACTCGGTATTGAGGGAAAGGTTGTCCTGTATGTCAGCAGGATGAGCTACCGCAAGGGACCTCAAGTTCTCATCAATGCCTTCTCGAAGATAGAGGACGCGACACTCATCTTGGTTGGCTCGGGTGAGATGCTTCCCTTCCTGAAGGCGCAGGCTAAGTTCCTGAAGATGGAGGACAGGGTGCGCTTCCTTGGCTATGTGGAGAGCTCTCTCCTTCCGAAGCTCTTCGGCATGGCGGATGTCTTTGTCCTTCCATCCATTACGGCGGAGGCTTTCGGTATAGTAATTCTCGAAGCGATGGCGTCGGGCATCCCCGTTGTCGCGACGGACGTTGGGGGAATCCCCGAGATAATTAAGGAGAGTAGAAGTGGACTCCTCGTTCCACCAGGCAACGAGCTTTCGCTTAGGGATGCAATTCAAAAGCTCCTCAACGACGAGGAACTCGCGAAGTGGTTCGGAAGCAACGGAAGGAAAGCTGTGGAGGAGCGTTACTCGTGGAAAAAGGTCGCTGCAGAGATAGAAAAGGCTTATGAGGATGCACTCCTTATGGGGTAA
- the speE gene encoding polyamine aminopropyltransferase: MGFNEQENAFIEWYPRGYGVGFRVKERLFETQTKYQRLELYETEGFGKLLVLDGTVQLVEMGEESYHEPLVHPVMLAHPNPRRVLIIGGGDGGTLREVLRHKTVEKAIMVEIDEMVIEVSRIYMNVARGAFEDPRAELIVSDGVEYLKNTDEKFDVIIVDSTDPVGPAKMLFSEGFFRNAYEKLNDNGLYITQAGSVYLFTNELLDAYRDMGKVFDEVHYFSFPVIGYASPWSFLVGVKGDINFRKVDLQRAKELKLYYYDPERHETLFQMPKYVRELLEKV; this comes from the coding sequence ATGGGATTTAACGAGCAGGAGAATGCATTCATCGAGTGGTATCCAAGGGGCTACGGAGTGGGCTTCAGGGTTAAGGAGAGGCTCTTTGAGACCCAGACTAAGTATCAGAGGCTTGAGCTCTACGAAACCGAAGGTTTCGGCAAACTCCTTGTCCTTGACGGGACGGTTCAGCTCGTCGAGATGGGTGAGGAAAGCTACCACGAGCCCCTCGTCCACCCCGTCATGCTCGCTCACCCTAATCCGAGAAGGGTGCTCATCATAGGTGGCGGCGACGGAGGAACGCTGAGGGAAGTGCTGAGGCACAAAACTGTAGAAAAGGCCATCATGGTCGAGATAGACGAGATGGTCATAGAGGTCTCCAGGATCTACATGAACGTCGCGAGGGGCGCCTTCGAGGATCCGAGGGCGGAATTGATAGTCAGCGACGGCGTTGAGTACCTCAAAAACACGGACGAGAAGTTTGACGTCATCATCGTTGACTCAACGGACCCTGTTGGACCGGCAAAGATGCTCTTCAGCGAGGGATTCTTCAGAAACGCATACGAGAAGCTCAACGATAACGGTCTGTATATCACCCAGGCGGGCAGCGTGTACCTATTCACCAACGAGCTGCTCGACGCCTACAGGGATATGGGGAAGGTCTTCGACGAAGTCCACTACTTCAGTTTCCCTGTCATAGGCTACGCATCTCCATGGAGCTTCCTCGTCGGAGTCAAGGGAGATATTAACTTCAGAAAGGTTGACCTTCAGCGCGCTAAGGAGCTTAAGCTCTACTACTACGACCCTGAGAGGCACGAAACCCTCTTTCAGATGCCAAAGTACGTGAGGGAGCTTCTGGAGAAGGTCTGA
- a CDS encoding metal-dependent hydrolase, which produces MVKVRFLGHAAFEIVGSKRILIDPFLTGNPAAAAKPEELEADLILITHAHGDHIGDAVEIAKRTGAKIVAMYDIANYLVENNPGITTIGMNYGPTEVDGVKIVQVPAWHSSSDGKYSIGNACGYVIELDGVKIYHAGDTFVFKDMELLNELYGPIDLALLPIGGHFTMGPKEAAKAVELLKPRKVVPMHYNTWPPIAADPEEFKKLVGDKAEVIILKPGEILEL; this is translated from the coding sequence ATGGTGAAGGTGAGGTTTTTGGGCCACGCTGCTTTCGAGATCGTCGGAAGCAAAAGGATTCTGATAGATCCCTTCCTGACCGGCAATCCTGCAGCTGCCGCAAAGCCTGAAGAGCTCGAAGCAGACCTGATTTTAATAACCCACGCCCACGGTGACCACATTGGTGACGCCGTAGAGATAGCCAAAAGAACTGGTGCCAAGATAGTCGCCATGTACGACATAGCCAATTACCTTGTCGAGAACAACCCTGGTATAACAACTATCGGAATGAACTATGGTCCGACCGAGGTTGATGGGGTCAAGATAGTCCAGGTTCCAGCCTGGCACTCCAGCAGCGATGGTAAGTACAGCATCGGAAACGCCTGCGGCTACGTAATCGAGCTCGATGGAGTCAAGATATATCACGCCGGCGACACCTTCGTGTTCAAGGACATGGAACTCCTCAACGAACTCTACGGGCCGATTGACCTGGCTTTACTCCCGATAGGTGGTCACTTCACGATGGGACCGAAGGAGGCCGCAAAGGCTGTGGAGCTTCTTAAGCCGAGGAAAGTCGTTCCGATGCACTACAACACCTGGCCACCGATCGCCGCGGACCCGGAAGAGTTCAAGAAGCTCGTCGGGGACAAGGCGGAGGTCATCATCCTCAAACCGGGCGAGATCCTGGAACTTTGA
- a CDS encoding C2H2-type zinc finger protein yields MAVLKAIKFKDRDGELYFRCPRCGMVFRKSKDYVRHINKAHGHLFRKA; encoded by the coding sequence ATGGCGGTGTTGAAGGCCATCAAGTTCAAGGACAGGGACGGAGAGCTCTACTTCCGCTGCCCCAGGTGCGGGATGGTCTTCCGCAAGAGCAAGGACTATGTGAGGCACATCAACAAAGCGCACGGCCATCTCTTCAGAAAGGCCTGA
- a CDS encoding creatininase family protein codes for MRMEELTWPDFEEAKKSIDTVLIPVGSVEAHGRHLPLGTDVFAPLELCRRVEERVRNAGKDVLIAPPIWYGHTFVLNVYPGTIDVRADAFKAYVREVISEFVEEGFKRVVLMNGHGGNVYPLIEAAEEVAESYPNAEIWLINWWIDFREDILSICSSQGHAGQDETSVMLAIRPELVKMDKAVGEKRTSRVRVIRKDIGRELFPDGVNDDPGSATRENGEAILGVISEKIARLLLGED; via the coding sequence ATGAGGATGGAAGAACTCACCTGGCCTGATTTTGAGGAAGCTAAGAAATCAATAGATACGGTTCTTATTCCCGTTGGGAGTGTGGAAGCCCACGGCAGGCACCTGCCTCTTGGTACTGACGTTTTTGCCCCTCTAGAGCTCTGCAGGCGCGTGGAGGAGAGAGTGAGAAACGCGGGGAAGGACGTTCTAATAGCGCCGCCGATATGGTACGGCCATACATTCGTCCTGAACGTTTATCCCGGGACCATCGACGTTAGAGCCGATGCCTTCAAAGCCTACGTTAGGGAGGTCATCTCGGAGTTCGTCGAGGAGGGCTTCAAGAGGGTAGTCCTCATGAACGGCCATGGGGGCAACGTTTACCCTCTCATTGAGGCGGCCGAGGAAGTTGCGGAGAGCTATCCGAACGCCGAGATATGGCTCATAAACTGGTGGATCGACTTCAGGGAGGACATACTCAGCATATGCTCCAGCCAGGGCCATGCAGGCCAGGACGAAACGTCGGTGATGCTCGCCATAAGGCCGGAACTCGTGAAGATGGACAAAGCAGTCGGCGAGAAAAGGACGAGCAGGGTTAGGGTCATCAGGAAGGACATAGGGAGGGAACTGTTTCCGGATGGAGTCAACGACGATCCCGGATCTGCGACAAGGGAGAACGGCGAGGCAATACTGGGTGTAATCAGCGAGAAGATAGCTCGCCTTCTGCTGGGTGAGGATTAA
- a CDS encoding cell wall-binding repeat-containing protein: MVKRAIALVLILFMVSSLTLPLSAAQEETPKYDLIIVRNDDLIDYIVAWPYAKMLGVPILPVDPKELDPGTLAQLQSYAQFGWSHVLIIGDSQAVSNEVQDELLNIGFVVERIGGAVRTETAAKLALHFYPNGAETVVVASSSDYGSALAAARWAMNYGDPLLLTQEDALSDSTANAIQKLNPDLVILIGAGMSKDVQKKIESLGYETYWVKENIEITVPKPEEGTNWVMVIAAVMLSLAVAVPVSLYYAKKRWAANKVPIEVLTEKERIVVRAILERGGIVKQEELPELTGYSRPTISRIIQELEKKELVTREKVGKTFIVKLTKEIVIRD; encoded by the coding sequence ATGGTTAAAAGGGCCATTGCCTTGGTGCTCATCCTGTTCATGGTTTCATCCCTCACACTGCCCCTCTCCGCCGCTCAAGAGGAGACCCCAAAATACGACCTGATAATCGTGAGGAATGATGATCTGATAGATTACATCGTGGCGTGGCCCTACGCCAAAATGCTCGGTGTCCCTATTCTGCCTGTCGATCCGAAGGAACTCGATCCTGGAACGCTGGCCCAGCTCCAGTCCTACGCTCAGTTCGGCTGGAGCCATGTACTTATCATAGGAGACTCTCAGGCCGTAAGCAACGAGGTTCAGGACGAACTGCTGAACATAGGCTTTGTGGTCGAAAGGATAGGTGGGGCCGTTAGAACAGAAACCGCCGCAAAGCTGGCCCTCCATTTCTACCCCAACGGCGCGGAGACCGTTGTTGTCGCAAGCTCCAGTGATTACGGTTCGGCTCTGGCGGCAGCAAGATGGGCAATGAACTATGGCGATCCTCTGCTCCTCACACAGGAGGACGCTCTGTCAGACTCAACGGCCAACGCAATACAGAAACTCAACCCAGATCTTGTCATCCTGATCGGTGCAGGAATGTCAAAGGATGTCCAGAAGAAGATAGAGTCCCTGGGCTACGAGACCTACTGGGTGAAGGAGAACATAGAGATAACCGTGCCCAAACCTGAAGAAGGAACTAACTGGGTCATGGTCATCGCTGCGGTGATGTTGTCTCTGGCAGTCGCAGTGCCGGTTTCGCTCTACTACGCCAAGAAGCGCTGGGCGGCAAACAAGGTGCCTATCGAGGTTCTCACCGAGAAAGAGCGTATAGTTGTCAGGGCAATCCTTGAGAGGGGCGGGATTGTCAAGCAGGAAGAGCTTCCGGAGCTTACCGGCTACTCAAGGCCAACGATAAGCAGAATCATCCAGGAACTCGAGAAGAAGGAGCTCGTCACAAGAGAAAAGGTCGGGAAGACGTTCATCGTCAAGCTAACGAAAGAGATAGTAATCAGAGACTAA
- a CDS encoding acetate--CoA ligase family protein — MTFDYFFKPKAIAVIGASNDPLKLGYEVFKNLKDYKDGKVYPVNVKDEVVQGVKAYKNVKDIPDEVELAVVVVPKRFVKQTIIDCGEKGVKGIILITAGFGEVGEDGKREERELVEIAHRYGMRIVGPNCVGIMNTHNDMNATFVANAKKGDIAFISQSGALGAGIIYKTIKEGIGFSKFVSIGNMADVDFAEFMEYLANDPESKAIALYIEGIKDGRKFMEVAKRVTKKKPVIVLKAGKSESGARAASSHTGSLAGSYKIYEAAFKQSGIIVADTIDDMLSMARAFTQPLPKGKRVAIMTNAGGPGVLTADEIDKRGLKLANLEEKTMGGLRSFLPPMAAVKNPVDMIASARGEDYYRTAKLLLEDPNVDMLIAICVVPTFAGMTPTEHAEGVVRAVKEVNNGKPVLGLFMAGYISEPAKEVLEKAGIPSYERPEDVASAAYALVEFAKDVGILKEEK; from the coding sequence ATGACGTTTGATTACTTCTTTAAACCCAAGGCCATAGCTGTTATTGGAGCTTCTAATGACCCCCTCAAGCTGGGCTACGAGGTCTTCAAGAACCTCAAAGATTACAAGGACGGCAAGGTTTACCCGGTTAACGTCAAGGATGAGGTCGTTCAGGGCGTCAAAGCCTACAAAAACGTCAAGGACATCCCAGATGAGGTTGAGCTCGCGGTTGTCGTCGTCCCGAAGAGGTTCGTAAAGCAGACGATAATCGACTGCGGCGAAAAGGGCGTCAAGGGGATAATCCTCATAACAGCGGGCTTCGGCGAGGTTGGCGAGGATGGCAAGAGGGAGGAGCGCGAGCTCGTCGAGATAGCCCACAGATACGGCATGAGGATCGTCGGACCGAACTGCGTCGGCATAATGAACACTCACAACGACATGAACGCCACCTTCGTAGCCAACGCCAAGAAGGGGGACATCGCCTTCATCAGCCAGAGCGGAGCTCTGGGAGCTGGAATCATCTACAAGACCATCAAGGAGGGCATAGGGTTCTCCAAGTTCGTCAGCATAGGCAACATGGCTGATGTTGACTTCGCCGAGTTCATGGAGTATTTGGCGAACGACCCGGAGAGCAAGGCCATAGCACTCTACATTGAGGGCATCAAGGACGGAAGGAAGTTCATGGAGGTCGCAAAGCGCGTCACCAAGAAGAAGCCGGTCATAGTCCTCAAGGCCGGAAAGAGCGAGAGTGGAGCCAGGGCAGCCTCAAGTCACACGGGTTCTCTTGCAGGTTCATACAAGATATATGAAGCCGCATTCAAGCAGAGCGGCATCATCGTGGCTGATACTATAGATGACATGCTAAGCATGGCGAGGGCTTTCACCCAGCCATTGCCGAAGGGTAAGCGCGTCGCGATAATGACCAACGCTGGTGGGCCAGGAGTCCTCACTGCGGATGAAATTGATAAGCGCGGCCTCAAGCTTGCAAACCTCGAGGAGAAGACGATGGGGGGACTCCGCTCTTTCCTCCCGCCGATGGCAGCGGTGAAGAACCCTGTTGACATGATAGCGAGCGCGAGAGGCGAGGACTACTACAGAACTGCGAAGCTCCTCCTCGAGGACCCGAACGTTGACATGCTTATAGCGATATGCGTTGTCCCAACCTTCGCAGGAATGACGCCAACCGAGCACGCTGAAGGCGTCGTCAGGGCGGTTAAAGAGGTCAACAACGGCAAGCCAGTTCTTGGACTGTTTATGGCCGGCTACATAAGCGAGCCCGCCAAGGAGGTTCTCGAAAAGGCAGGCATTCCAAGCTACGAGAGGCCGGAAGATGTTGCTTCTGCTGCTTATGCCCTTGTCGAATTCGCGAAGGACGTTGGAATTTTGAAGGAAGAAAAATGA
- a CDS encoding pyruvoyl-dependent arginine decarboxylase: MSWTTPKRAFIGAATAEGGTKLNAFDNALLKLGIGNVNLVKLSSVIPAHIEWIDQVHDVPIGMLLPTVYAHIESDEPGMTISAALGIGISEGNAGGLIYEYAGYCTKEEAEEMVRKMVEEGFRVRGWKLKEFKVASAEITVRDKPAAAIAAVVMFPY; encoded by the coding sequence ATGAGCTGGACGACCCCGAAAAGAGCCTTTATAGGTGCCGCCACCGCAGAAGGTGGGACTAAACTTAACGCTTTCGATAACGCCCTCCTCAAGTTGGGCATAGGCAATGTCAACCTCGTTAAGCTGAGTAGCGTCATACCCGCTCACATCGAGTGGATCGACCAAGTCCACGACGTCCCAATAGGAATGCTCCTGCCGACAGTCTATGCGCACATCGAGAGCGACGAGCCCGGGATGACCATCAGCGCCGCTCTTGGCATTGGCATCAGTGAGGGCAATGCAGGCGGACTAATCTACGAGTACGCCGGATACTGCACCAAGGAAGAGGCCGAGGAAATGGTCAGGAAGATGGTCGAGGAGGGCTTTCGTGTCAGGGGCTGGAAGCTGAAGGAGTTCAAGGTCGCCTCGGCCGAAATAACCGTCAGGGACAAGCCGGCTGCGGCCATAGCCGCTGTCGTAATGTTCCCCTACTGA
- a CDS encoding ACT domain-containing protein codes for MRHYEIVRIKERGKVEIPLDYAYELGLVEGAYFLLEIDTDLNEVHIERIALPGKKLVEVELIVDDKPGVLAKISGLFGKHGANILFSESEELEGIELAGIVAVIDVSGMSGTLEELRGELEALKEVKEVVLRPLE; via the coding sequence ATGCGGCACTACGAGATAGTTCGAATAAAGGAGAGAGGAAAGGTTGAGATACCCCTCGATTACGCCTACGAGCTCGGTCTTGTAGAAGGTGCCTACTTCCTCCTGGAGATTGACACGGATCTCAATGAGGTGCACATAGAAAGGATAGCCCTACCAGGGAAGAAGCTTGTGGAAGTTGAACTTATTGTAGATGACAAGCCAGGCGTTCTGGCGAAGATAAGCGGCCTCTTCGGGAAGCACGGAGCAAACATACTCTTCAGCGAGTCCGAGGAGCTTGAAGGCATAGAGCTGGCTGGGATAGTTGCGGTCATAGACGTGAGCGGGATGAGTGGCACGCTGGAAGAACTGAGAGGAGAACTTGAGGCGCTGAAAGAAGTTAAGGAAGTAGTTCTACGCCCCCTGGAGTAA